TCCTTTGCATTCGCGGGGCTGCTCATGGGGACTACTCATACCCATGATTTTGCCGAGGTCGCTAAGCTTCGCCATCGGCTTGCTCGCGCGCCCATTCATGCAAAAATCCCGCAAAACGTTAGATAATACTGTGACTTACGCTTTAACGTCAAATATCGCATGCCTTCCAAGCCCAGCCTGATCCTCGCGTCCAGCTCGCGTTACCGCAAAGAACTGCTGTCCCGCCTGCGCCTGCCTTTCACGGCGATTTCCCCCGATGTAGACGAAACGCCACACTCCGGTGAAACGCCCGAAGCCCTGGCGTTGCGCCTGTCCGTCGCCAAGGCCATGGCGGTCGCGGCCAATCACCCCGGCAGCATCGTGATCGGCTCGGACCAGGTGGCCACCGTGGACGGACAGCCCATCGGCAAACCGGGGGATTTCCCGCGCGCCTTGGCGCAATTGCGGGCCCTGTCGGGTCAAATCGTGGAATTCCACAGCGCCTTGGCGGTCACCGACGGCCAGCGGGTGGAAAAAGCCGACATCGTCACGCGCTGCCGTTTCCGGGCATTGTCGGACCGCGCGATCGAGGCCTATCTGCGCGCCGAAGAACCCTACGATACCGCAGGCAGCGCCAAGGCGGAAAGCCTGGGCATCGCCCTGATGGAAAGCATCCAGAGCGACGATCCCACCGCCATCATCGGCCTGCCGTTGATCGCGCTGACCGGCATGCTGGCGCAGTTCGGCCTGGATCCGCTGGACGCCCTCGGAGCACCCGCATGAGCGGCGCGCTGCACCTGATCCCGGTCGGCCTGGGCGACGCCCCGCCCGAGCGCTGGCTCCCCGCCGAGGTCCGTACCCTGGCAGGCCGGCTGGACACCTATATCGCCGAAAACGCCAAGACCGCCCGCGCCTTCCTCAAACTGATCGGCACCACCCGGCCGCTGCAGGAAATCACCATCCACACCCTGAACGACAAGGTCGACGCCGCCCAGATCAAGGCCTGGCTGGAACCGGCGCTAAAGGGCGCGGAGATCGGCCTGGTCTCGGAGGCTGGCTGCCCCGCGGTCGCGGATCCGGGCGCCAAGGTCGCGGACGCCGCCCACCGCCTGGGCATCACGGTAAAACCCTGGGTCGGCCCCTCTTCCATCCTGCTGGGCCTGATGGCCAGCGGACTGGACGGCCAGCGCTTCGCCTTCCACGGCTACGCGCCGGTGGATCCGGCGGAACGCGCCAAGCAGTTGCGCGCCTGGGAGCAGCACTCGGCCAAGCACAACCAGACCCAGCTGCTGATCGAGACCCCCTATCGCAATGCCGCCATGTACGCCACGCTGCTGGCCAGCCTGAAAGGCGACACCAAGCTGTGCGTGGCGCGCTCGGTCACGACCGCCGACGAATGGATCGTCACCCGCAGCGTGGCGGACTGGAAGAAGCAGCCGGCGCCCCAGCTCGACAAGCTGCCGACACTGTTTCTCTTCCTGGCGCGCTGACCCATGCGCCGCCTATTGCTTGCGCCGCTTGCCGCGGCCGTTCTGGCAGGATGCGCCGCGCGCGGCCCCGCGGGCCTGGACCTGGACACCTCGATCACCGCGGTCGGCCAGGCCAGCCGGGTGCGCAGCATCGTGCTGCACTACACCAGCGTCGATGACGCCCGTTCGATGGAATTGCTCTCCAAGGGCAAGGTCAGCTCCCATTACCTGGTGTACGACTCCGGCCGCGTCTACCGGCTGGTCGACGAGAACCGCGCCGCCTGGCATGCCGGCGCCAGTTCCTGGTATGGCAACATCGCCATGAACAGCACGTCCATCGGCATAGAAATCGTCAACCCGGGCTGGACGGAGGGCCCTGACGGCAAGCCCGTCTGGCATCCCTATAACGACCGCCAATTGCGCGCATTGACCATACTGCTACGTGATATTGCGCAGCGCCACGGCATCACACCCGAAAACATCGTAGGCCATAGCGATATCGCGCCTCAGCGCAAGGTGGACCCCGGACCTCTATTCCCGTGGAAAATGCTGGCCGAGGCGGGAATCGGGCGCTGGTACGACGAAACCGGGGCTGCCGAGCACCTCGCGCGCCTGCAGGCCCAGGGCATCCCGGACGTGGCATGGTTCCAGAAACAGTTGGCGCGGCTAGGCTATGCATGTCCACAGGACGGCACGCTGAACCCGGCCACGATCGGCGCGCTGGCGGCCTTCCAGATGCACTACCGGCCGGCGCTGTACGACGGCCAGCCGGACGCGGAGACCGCCGCCATCATGCTGGCGATGCTGTAGGAACGCGCGGCGCTATCGCCTGCCGCGCAGCCAGGCGACCAGCCGCCAGCCCAGCAGCAAGGCCAGCACCGCGGCGTACAGCGCGGGCTGCGCCAAGTCGTTCTTGCCGGCCTTGTGCCACCAGTAATGCAGCACCGCCAGCAGGCCGATGGCATAGATGGCGCGATGCAGGCTTTGCCAGCGCTTGCCCAGCTTGCGCATGGCCCACTGCGTGGAGGTGGCCGCCAGAGCGGCCATCAGCACGAACGCCGCGAATCCCGCCATGATGAAGGGGCGTTCGCCGATATCGCGCAGCATGCCTGCCGGATCGAAGCCGCGGTCCCACCAGACCCAGGCCATGAAATGCATGGAGCCATAGAAGAACGCGAATAGCCCGCACATGCGCCGCAGACGCACCAAGGCAGGTTGGCCGGTCAGCCGGCGCAGCGGCGTGATAGCCAGGGTCACGAGCAGGCAGACCAGGGTCCAGGTGCCCGATGAACGGGTCAGGAACTCGACCGGGTTCGCCGTCAGCCCGTTGTTCGCGCCCAGCCAGATCCAGCGCACGAACGGCGCCAGCCCCAGCAGGAACAGGAACGGTTTGAAGCGCCCCACGGTCTTGGCGGAAAGCGGGGTTTTGCGCGGCGGCGCGGCCGGAGCCGCCTGCGGAGTGCCGTCAGGCATGGAATCGCCTCAGTAGTTCGCCTTCAGGTCCATCCCCTGGTAGAGCGACGCCACCTGCTCGGCATAACCGTTGAACATCAAGGTCTTGCGCTTGGGCGAGAACAGCCCGTCCTCGCCGATGCGGCGCTCCGTGGCCTGGCTCCAGCGCGGATGTGGCACGTCGGGATTCACGTTGGCGTAAAAGCCATACTCCTGCGGCGCGGCCTTGATCCAGGACGACACGGGCGGCTTTTCAACCAGGCGGATCTTGACCAGGGACTTGGCCGACTTGAAACCGTACTTCCAGGGCACCGCCAACCTGAGCGGCGCGCCATTCTGGTTCGGTAGCACTTTTCCGTAAACGCCGAACACCAGCATGGCCAGGGGATTCATGGCCTCGTCGATGCGCAGGCCTTCCACATAAGGCCATTCCAGGATCGCGGCGCGCACGCCTGGCATGTTCTCGCGCTGCACCGCAGTCACGAATTCGACGTACTTGGCGTTGCCCGTGGGCTCGACCTGCTTGAGCAGCGCCGACAGCGAATAGCCCACCCAGGGGATCACCATGGACCAGCCCTCGACGCAGCGCAGCCGGTAGACGCGCTCTTCCATCGGCGCCAGCTTGAGCAGTTCTTCGATGGAAAAGGTGCGCGGCTTGCCGACTTCGCCCTCGACGCTCACGCTCCAGGGGCGTGTCTGCAACTTGCCGGCATTGGCGGCCGGATCGCCCTTATCCACGCCGAACTCGTAGTAGTTGTTGTAGGACGTTACGTCGGCCAGCGTCGTCTGCTTATCCATGACGCTCAAGCCTGCATTGAGCTTGCCCGGCAGGGCGCCGGCCTCCTGGGCGTGCGCGCTGCGCATGCCCCACCCCGGCAGGCTCGCTGCGGCCGCGACCATCCCGGCGCGCAGCATCAATTCGCGGCGCGAACGCCAGACGGCCTCGGAGGTGATCTCTGACGGAAGAATATCGTCGGGCTTGCGTATCAACATCATGGTCTCCGGTGTGGCGCCCGCAGGATCATGGACGCGCCCTGCGCAAGCCATGGACGCCGCGCCGCCCCATGATATTCCGCAGCAGCCGGCGCTTGCGGGTATTTTCTATAGACCCGCACGGACGGCCGGCGTTCCGCGCCCGGACGGTGTGCACCCGGAGAATCCCGGGCGCCAGGCCGCTAGACGCGCGGCAGCAGCCATTCGCGCACCTTGGGCACGCTCTCGAGCACCGCCTGCGGCGAACAACCCTCAAGTTCCTTCAGGGTATGAGCGCCATAGGTCACGCCCAGACCGTGTACGCCGGCATTGATCGCCATCTGCAGGTCGTGCGAGGTGTCGCCCACCATCACCACCCGGTCCGGCTCCACGTCCAGCTCCTGCATCAGTTCGTGCAGCATCGCGGGATGCGGCTTGCTGAAGGTTTCGTCGGCGGTGCGGGTGGCATCGAACAGCGGCCCCAGGCCGGTCGCGGCCAGCGCGCGCGTCAGGCCCACCCGGCTCTTGCCGGTAGCCACCGCCAGGCGCACGTTCTGCCCCGCCAGTTCAGTCAGCAGTTCCTGCACGCCTTCGAACAGGCGCAATTCCGGATCGCGCAGCAGATAGTGCGTGCGGTAGCGCTCCAGGAAGCGCGGCAGCATCGCCTGGGTCAGTTCCGGCACCGCGCGGCGCAGGGCGCTTTCCAGGGACAGGCCTATCACCCAGCTGGCGTCGGATGCCGAAGGCACCGCCAGCTCCAGGTCGCGGCAGGCGCCCTGGATGGCGGCCACGATGCTATGCGTGGAATCCATCAGGGTGCCATCCCAGTCAAAAACGACCAGCGAATACGACATAATCAGACCGACTCCAGTTGTTTCAGTATTTTCCGGCAAGCTGGAGGCAGCTCGGCCGTAAGCGTCAGGGGCTCGCCCGTCACCGGGTGGGCCAGCGTCAATTGGTGGGCGTGCAGAAACATCCTGCCGAAGCCCATGCGCGCGAACTGCGCCCGCACTTCGTCGTGGCCGTACTTGTCGTCGCCCACGATGGGGAAGCCGCTGGCGGCCAGGTGCACCCGGATCTGATGGGTGCGGCCGGTGCGCAATTCGGCGTCGACCAGACTATAGCCACCAAACCGCTGCTTGAGCGTGACGATGGTGTGCGCCGACTGGCCGTCCGGGTCGACCTTGACCCGGCGTTCGCCGGACTGGGTGGTCCACTTGGACAGGCCCAGCTTGATGTGCTGCCGGTCATTGACCCAATCGCCCTCGACCAGCGCCAGGTAGTGTTTGTCCCCTTTTCCTTCTCGCAGCATGGCGTGCAAGGCCAGCAGGGCGCTGCGCTTCTTGGCCACCATCAAGAGACCCGAGGTCTCCCGGTCCAGACGATGGACCAGCTCCAGGAACTTGGCGCCGGGCCGGGCCGCCCGCAGCTGTTCGATCACGCCGAAGGACACGCCGCTGCCGCCGTGGACCGCCACCCCGGCGGGCTTGTCCACCACCAACAGCGCCTCGTCCTCGAACACCACGGGGAATTCTGCGCCAGGCACTGGACGGGGCTTGCCCGGATCCGGCAAACGCAGGGGCGGAACGCGGACCACGTCCCCCTCGGCGACGCGGTAGTCGGCCGAAGTGCGTCCCTTGTTTACCCGCACTTCGCCGCCGCGTATGGCTTTGTAGATATGGGTTTTGGGGACGCCCTTGCACAAGCGCGCAAGATAGTTGTCCAGACGCTGGCCGGCATGCTCGGCGTCGACTTCCACCAGCCGGACGGCAGGGGGAGCTTTAGAGAGGGAAAGCGAGGGGGAAGTTTCTTTGCGCATTGCGAAAAGCGACATATAATCGGGACAGCCTAAAGGGGCTGAACTAGCCGCCTGACGTAGAGATGCAACGTTACGCAACTCCGTCGAGCGCGCGGGCCGCCATTGTACTGCCTGCTCATTCAACCCCCGGGGTCATTTGGTCGCCGGCGCAACCGCGCCCTGCCGGATAGTGGTGTGGCATTCATTTTGCCCGCTGTCCCAGCAGGTCCGTTGCATGCCGCAAGCGGCTCTGAAGCACCGCAAGAATCGTCGCATATTTAAAGCACCAGCTGCGCGTGGGCAACCAATCCGACCGCAACTGCCGTTCACAGCACTTTTCCGTCAAACCACATTCAGTGAAGCTGACCCTCCTGCTGACAGAACCCCGAGCCCCACGGCTCGACGTGCCCGCCTGACCCGCGGCGGATACGCCTGGGCGCCGCCCAGGTACGGTCCGCAACTCTTGCCCGCTTCAGCCCGCAGCCCGAGTGACCCGAGGTCACGCGCCGATATCGGCGCGTCATGACAACGGAGAACCCCTCTCATGAAGCGCATGCTGTTCAATGCGACGCATCAGGAAGAATTACGCGTCGCTATCGTCGATGGGCAAAAACTCATCGATCTCGACATCGAGACTGCCGGCCGCGAACAACGCAAAGGCAATATCTACAAAGGTGTCATCACCCGGATCGAACCCGGCCTCGAAGCCTGCTTCGTCAACTACGGTGAAGACCGTCACGGTTTCCTGCCTTTCAAGGAAGTGGCCCGCAGCTACTTCAAGGAAGGCGTGGACGTCCGCAGCGCCCGCATCCAGGACGCCCTGCGCGAAGGCCAGGAACTGATCGTCCAGGTTGAAAAGGAAGAGCGCGGCAACAAGGGCGCCGCCCTGACCACGTTCATCTCGCTGGCCGGCCGCTACCTGGTCCTGATGCCCAATAACCCCCGTGGCGGTGGCGTTTCGCGCCGCGTCGAGGGCGAGGACCGCCAGGAACTGCGCGACACGATGGAGCAGCTCGATCTGCCCCAGGGCATGAGCATCATCGCGCGCACCGCCGGCATCGGCCGCAACGTCGAAGAGCTCCAGTGGGACCTGTCCTACCTGTTGCAGCTCTGGACCGCGATCGACGGCGCCGCGCGCGACAACTCCGCGCCGATCCTGATCTACCTGGAATCCAGCCTGGTCATCCGGGCCATCCGCGACTACTTCTCCCCGGAAATCGGCGAGATCCTCATCGATACCGACGAGATCGCCGACCAGGCCACGGCCTTCATGAGCGTGGTGATGCCGGACAACGTCCAGCGCGTCAAACGCTACCGCGACGATATCCCGCTCTTCTCCCGCTTCCAGATCGAACACCAGATCGAGACGGCCTACTCGCGCACGGTCACGCTGCCCTCGGGCGGCGCCATCGTCATCGACCACACCGAAGCCCTGGTTTCCGTGGACGTCAACTCGGCCCGCTCCACGCGCGGCGCCGATATCGAGGAAACCGCGCTGCGCACCAACTCGGAAGCCGCCGACGAAGTGGCCCGCCAGTTGCGCCTGCGCGACCTGGGCGGCCTGATCGTCATCGACTTCATCGACATGGAGGACAGCAAGAACCAGCGCGCCGTCGAACAGCGCCTGCGTGACGCCCTCCACTTCGACCGCGCCCGCGTCCAGATGGGCAAGATTTCGCGCTTCGGCCTGATGGAACTGTCGCGCCAGCGCCTGCGCCCCGCCCTGAACGAAGGCTCGCACATCACCTGCCCGCGCTGCAACGGCACCGGCGTGATCCGCGACGCCGAGTCCAGCGCCCTGCACGTGCTGCGCCTGCTGCAGGAAGA
The sequence above is drawn from the Achromobacter xylosoxidans genome and encodes:
- a CDS encoding Maf-like protein, translating into MPSKPSLILASSSRYRKELLSRLRLPFTAISPDVDETPHSGETPEALALRLSVAKAMAVAANHPGSIVIGSDQVATVDGQPIGKPGDFPRALAQLRALSGQIVEFHSALAVTDGQRVEKADIVTRCRFRALSDRAIEAYLRAEEPYDTAGSAKAESLGIALMESIQSDDPTAIIGLPLIALTGMLAQFGLDPLDALGAPA
- a CDS encoding SAM-dependent methyltransferase, which gives rise to MSGALHLIPVGLGDAPPERWLPAEVRTLAGRLDTYIAENAKTARAFLKLIGTTRPLQEITIHTLNDKVDAAQIKAWLEPALKGAEIGLVSEAGCPAVADPGAKVADAAHRLGITVKPWVGPSSILLGLMASGLDGQRFAFHGYAPVDPAERAKQLRAWEQHSAKHNQTQLLIETPYRNAAMYATLLASLKGDTKLCVARSVTTADEWIVTRSVADWKKQPAPQLDKLPTLFLFLAR
- a CDS encoding N-acetylmuramoyl-L-alanine amidase; its protein translation is MRRLLLAPLAAAVLAGCAARGPAGLDLDTSITAVGQASRVRSIVLHYTSVDDARSMELLSKGKVSSHYLVYDSGRVYRLVDENRAAWHAGASSWYGNIAMNSTSIGIEIVNPGWTEGPDGKPVWHPYNDRQLRALTILLRDIAQRHGITPENIVGHSDIAPQRKVDPGPLFPWKMLAEAGIGRWYDETGAAEHLARLQAQGIPDVAWFQKQLARLGYACPQDGTLNPATIGALAAFQMHYRPALYDGQPDAETAAIMLAML
- the msrQ gene encoding protein-methionine-sulfoxide reductase heme-binding subunit MsrQ — its product is MPDGTPQAAPAAPPRKTPLSAKTVGRFKPFLFLLGLAPFVRWIWLGANNGLTANPVEFLTRSSGTWTLVCLLVTLAITPLRRLTGQPALVRLRRMCGLFAFFYGSMHFMAWVWWDRGFDPAGMLRDIGERPFIMAGFAAFVLMAALAATSTQWAMRKLGKRWQSLHRAIYAIGLLAVLHYWWHKAGKNDLAQPALYAAVLALLLGWRLVAWLRGRR
- the msrP gene encoding protein-methionine-sulfoxide reductase catalytic subunit MsrP, which gives rise to MLIRKPDDILPSEITSEAVWRSRRELMLRAGMVAAAASLPGWGMRSAHAQEAGALPGKLNAGLSVMDKQTTLADVTSYNNYYEFGVDKGDPAANAGKLQTRPWSVSVEGEVGKPRTFSIEELLKLAPMEERVYRLRCVEGWSMVIPWVGYSLSALLKQVEPTGNAKYVEFVTAVQRENMPGVRAAILEWPYVEGLRIDEAMNPLAMLVFGVYGKVLPNQNGAPLRLAVPWKYGFKSAKSLVKIRLVEKPPVSSWIKAAPQEYGFYANVNPDVPHPRWSQATERRIGEDGLFSPKRKTLMFNGYAEQVASLYQGMDLKANY
- a CDS encoding HAD family hydrolase, with the translated sequence MSYSLVVFDWDGTLMDSTHSIVAAIQGACRDLELAVPSASDASWVIGLSLESALRRAVPELTQAMLPRFLERYRTHYLLRDPELRLFEGVQELLTELAGQNVRLAVATGKSRVGLTRALAATGLGPLFDATRTADETFSKPHPAMLHELMQELDVEPDRVVMVGDTSHDLQMAINAGVHGLGVTYGAHTLKELEGCSPQAVLESVPKVREWLLPRV
- a CDS encoding RluA family pseudouridine synthase, which produces MSLFAMRKETSPSLSLSKAPPAVRLVEVDAEHAGQRLDNYLARLCKGVPKTHIYKAIRGGEVRVNKGRTSADYRVAEGDVVRVPPLRLPDPGKPRPVPGAEFPVVFEDEALLVVDKPAGVAVHGGSGVSFGVIEQLRAARPGAKFLELVHRLDRETSGLLMVAKKRSALLALHAMLREGKGDKHYLALVEGDWVNDRQHIKLGLSKWTTQSGERRVKVDPDGQSAHTIVTLKQRFGGYSLVDAELRTGRTHQIRVHLAASGFPIVGDDKYGHDEVRAQFARMGFGRMFLHAHQLTLAHPVTGEPLTLTAELPPACRKILKQLESV